A stretch of Triticum aestivum cultivar Chinese Spring chromosome 1D, IWGSC CS RefSeq v2.1, whole genome shotgun sequence DNA encodes these proteins:
- the LOC123165602 gene encoding uncharacterized protein: protein METIRHPWPSHHSPSKTTYQYRQPVATMFRRAKTTAIATPPSDGEVRVHKVEKIELVRNLVTKPSIYYGANPMTASTMRRGAAGHGTAANTSKATGASRPGVVSIEDINKRSEAYIRERKRLFQGLK from the coding sequence ATGGAGACCATCCGGCATCCATGGCCAAGCCATCATAGCCCAAGCAAAACCACATATCAATACCGGCAGCCCGTCGCCACGATGTTTCGACGCGCCAAGACCACGGCGATAGCCACGCCACCCTCTGACGGCGAGGTGCGGGTGCATAAGGTTGAGAAGATCGAGCTCGTCCGCAACCTTGTGACCAAGCCGTCGATATACTACGGCGCCAACCCGATGACAGCATCAACCATGAGGCGAGGTGCAGCCGGTCACGGCACGGCTGCCAACACCAGTAAGGCTACCGGCGCCTCGAGGCCGGGGGTCGTGTCCATAGAGGATATTAACAAGAGGTCTGAGGCTTACATCCGGGAGAGGAAGAGGCTCTTCCAGGGTCTGAAGTAG
- the LOC123165608 gene encoding uncharacterized protein produces MARAMTATAGNGDVWVEKVDKIRYVYKPVTRPSVSPNPRPATVTKNLAAANVAISRKNSGTTLVRGVASPEDIDDYIARKKREFALGL; encoded by the coding sequence ATGGCTCGCGCCATGACCGCCACCGCCGGCAACGGAGACGTGTGGGTGGAGAAGGTGGACAAGATCAGGTACGTCTACAAACCCGTCACCAGGCCTTCTGTTTCCCCTAACCCGAGGCCGGCGACGGTGACGAAGAATCTGGCCGCCGCCAACGTCGCCATCTCCAGGAAGAACAGCGGGACGACCCTGGTCCGCGGCGTGGCCTCGCCGGAGGACATCGACGACTACATCGCCAGGAAGAAGAGGGAGTTTGCTCTAGGCCTGTAG